Proteins encoded within one genomic window of Nonomuraea gerenzanensis:
- a CDS encoding carbohydrate ABC transporter permease: protein MQILRRNLTAYGFLCAALACFTVFAWYPMVREFILSFQKTDLINEPIWVGLDNFVTAFRDPAFGEAWLNTLEFTFLALVCGYAVPFVVALVLNELRHARAYLRFVVYLPVMLPPIVAVLLFRWFYDPGPGLFNQVLDVFGLPPLAWLDSSSTALISLVIVSTWMNMGSATLIYLAALQNIPPELYEAAELDGAGIWKRIRHVTIPQTRLILLLMLMLQIVATMQVFIEPYMLTGGGPENATVTVAYLMFQNAFTLQDYGSAGALGMMLMIVLLVFAAFQLRLTREDKA from the coding sequence ATGCAGATCTTGAGGCGCAATCTGACGGCCTACGGGTTCTTGTGCGCGGCGCTGGCGTGTTTCACGGTGTTCGCCTGGTATCCGATGGTCAGGGAGTTCATTCTGAGCTTCCAGAAGACCGACCTGATCAACGAGCCGATCTGGGTGGGCCTGGACAACTTCGTCACGGCCTTCCGGGACCCGGCCTTCGGTGAGGCGTGGCTGAACACGCTGGAGTTCACGTTCCTCGCACTGGTCTGCGGCTACGCCGTGCCGTTCGTCGTCGCGCTCGTGCTGAACGAGCTGCGCCACGCCCGGGCCTACCTGCGGTTCGTGGTCTACCTGCCGGTCATGCTGCCGCCGATCGTGGCGGTGCTGCTGTTCAGGTGGTTCTACGATCCGGGGCCCGGGCTGTTCAACCAGGTGCTCGACGTCTTCGGCCTGCCGCCGCTGGCCTGGCTGGACAGCTCCTCGACCGCGCTGATCTCCCTGGTCATCGTCTCGACGTGGATGAACATGGGCAGCGCGACGCTCATCTACCTCGCCGCGCTGCAGAACATCCCGCCGGAGCTGTACGAGGCCGCGGAGCTCGACGGCGCCGGCATCTGGAAGCGCATCAGGCACGTCACGATCCCGCAGACCCGGCTGATCCTGCTGCTCATGCTGATGTTGCAGATCGTGGCCACCATGCAGGTGTTCATCGAGCCGTACATGCTGACCGGCGGCGGCCCGGAGAACGCCACCGTCACGGTCGCGTACCTGATGTTCCAGAACGCGTTCACACTCCAGGACTACGGCTCGGCGGGTGCGCTCGGCATGATGCTGATGATCGTGCTGCTCGTGTTCGCCGCCTTCCAGCTCCGCCTGACGAGGGAGGACAAGGCGTGA
- a CDS encoding carbohydrate ABC transporter permease has protein sequence MISVGAQVTTRGKRGRKRSPRPIEVQFRTIVSPHQLNSRWGRRIYWIVLAAVLLLFTLAFVFPLYWMVTGALKTPEELAQMPPTLFPADPTPDAFFEAWDLFDIGTLLLNTGYYSLGGWIVCMAVDVSAAYALSKLRPMFGNVILGMMLATLMIPAMVVLIPLYVTVVDLGLLNSPWALWLPAAANGFNIFLLKRFFDSIPRELIEAAQIDGAGAVRTLRSVVLPISRPILGVVSIFTIVTSFKDFVWPLLVMTDSDKMTISVGLSQTAGAVTQNQVMGGLLITSIPMIIVFFIFQRHIMAGLTAGSIKG, from the coding sequence GTGATCTCCGTCGGGGCCCAGGTGACGACCCGGGGCAAGCGGGGCAGGAAGCGGTCACCGAGGCCGATCGAGGTGCAGTTCCGTACGATCGTCTCGCCGCACCAGCTCAACAGCAGATGGGGCCGGCGCATCTACTGGATCGTGCTGGCGGCGGTGCTCCTGCTGTTCACGCTGGCGTTCGTCTTCCCGCTGTACTGGATGGTCACGGGCGCGCTGAAGACGCCGGAGGAGCTGGCGCAGATGCCGCCCACGCTCTTCCCCGCCGATCCGACGCCGGACGCCTTCTTCGAGGCGTGGGACCTGTTCGACATCGGCACGCTGCTGCTGAACACCGGCTACTACTCGCTGGGCGGCTGGATCGTCTGCATGGCCGTGGACGTGTCGGCGGCGTACGCGCTGTCGAAGCTGCGGCCCATGTTCGGCAACGTCATCCTCGGCATGATGCTGGCCACGCTGATGATCCCGGCGATGGTCGTGCTCATCCCGCTGTACGTGACGGTCGTGGACCTGGGCCTGCTCAACAGTCCGTGGGCGCTGTGGCTGCCCGCGGCGGCCAACGGCTTCAACATCTTCCTGCTCAAGCGCTTCTTCGACTCGATTCCCCGTGAGCTGATCGAGGCCGCGCAGATCGACGGCGCGGGCGCGGTACGGACCCTGCGCTCGGTGGTCCTGCCCATCTCCCGCCCCATCCTGGGCGTGGTGTCGATCTTCACCATCGTCACCTCGTTCAAGGACTTCGTCTGGCCGCTGCTCGTCATGACCGACAGCGACAAGATGACGATCAGCGTGGGCCTGTCACAGACGGCCGGGGCCGTCACCCAGAACCAGGTCATGGGCGGGCTGCTGATCACCAGCATCCCCATGATCATCGTTTTCTTCATCTTCCAACGGCACATCATGGCGGGTCTCACCGCCGGAAGCATCAAGGGATAA
- a CDS encoding glycoside hydrolase family 13 protein: MSQTWWRGAAIYQVYLRSFADGNGDGAGDLAGLRSRLPYLKDLGIDAIWLNPWYPSPMADGGYDVADYRDIEPVFGTLGEAERFIEEAHALDIKVIIDVVPNHSSTESAWFKEALANPAARDRFWFADEPLNDWQSIFGGSAWTQVPDGQWYLHLFDPGQPDFNWNNPEVHQEFEDVLRFWFDRGVDGVRIDSAALLIKSDTAYEDLDEVHDVYRRWREVADEYDERILIGEVWLPDQERFARYLRPDELHTAFNFDFLSCAWEPADLRRSIELTLATHTPIGAPPTWVLSNHDVTRPVTRYGRADTSFAHGGALHGTPTDLELGYRRARAAALLAMALPGSVYVYQGEELGLPEVEHLPDEVRQDPMYARSGGRNPGRDGCRIPLPWSGEEPPFGFGTGTPWLPQPESWRKLTAEAQRTDLGSMLNLYRTGLRIRRELLGDGTLTWLPLGEQVLAFTRDSGLTCVTNLGADPVPLPAGRLLLASGPVVDGLLPSDTTAWLSPES; encoded by the coding sequence ATGTCGCAAACGTGGTGGCGGGGGGCCGCGATCTACCAGGTCTACCTGCGTAGTTTCGCCGACGGCAACGGCGACGGCGCCGGCGATCTGGCCGGGCTGCGCTCCCGCCTGCCGTATCTGAAGGACCTGGGGATCGACGCCATCTGGCTGAACCCGTGGTACCCGTCTCCGATGGCCGACGGCGGCTACGACGTGGCCGACTACCGCGACATCGAGCCGGTCTTCGGGACTCTGGGCGAGGCCGAGCGCTTCATCGAGGAGGCGCACGCGCTCGACATCAAGGTCATCATCGACGTCGTCCCGAACCACAGCTCCACCGAGAGCGCCTGGTTCAAGGAGGCCCTGGCGAACCCGGCGGCCCGCGACCGGTTCTGGTTCGCCGACGAGCCGCTCAACGACTGGCAGTCCATCTTCGGCGGCTCGGCCTGGACGCAGGTGCCCGACGGGCAGTGGTACCTGCACCTGTTCGACCCGGGACAGCCGGACTTCAACTGGAACAACCCGGAGGTCCACCAGGAGTTCGAGGACGTGCTGCGCTTCTGGTTCGACCGGGGCGTGGACGGCGTGCGCATCGACTCCGCCGCGCTGCTGATCAAGTCCGACACCGCCTACGAAGACCTCGACGAGGTCCACGACGTCTACCGTCGGTGGCGCGAGGTGGCCGACGAGTACGACGAGCGCATCCTGATCGGGGAGGTCTGGCTCCCCGACCAGGAGCGTTTCGCCCGCTACCTGCGTCCCGACGAGCTGCACACGGCCTTCAACTTCGACTTCCTGTCCTGCGCCTGGGAGCCCGCCGACCTGCGCAGGTCGATCGAGCTGACGCTGGCCACGCACACCCCCATCGGCGCCCCGCCGACGTGGGTGCTGTCCAACCACGACGTGACCAGACCCGTCACCCGGTACGGCCGCGCCGACACCTCCTTCGCCCACGGCGGCGCCCTGCACGGCACCCCGACGGACCTGGAGCTGGGCTACCGCCGGGCCCGCGCGGCGGCGCTGCTGGCGATGGCGCTGCCCGGCTCCGTCTACGTCTACCAGGGCGAGGAGCTGGGCCTGCCCGAGGTGGAGCACCTGCCCGACGAGGTGCGCCAGGACCCGATGTACGCCCGCTCCGGCGGCAGGAACCCGGGCCGCGACGGCTGCCGCATCCCGCTGCCGTGGTCGGGCGAGGAGCCGCCGTTCGGCTTCGGCACGGGCACGCCGTGGCTGCCGCAGCCGGAGAGCTGGCGCAAGCTCACCGCCGAGGCCCAGCGGACGGACCTCGGCTCGATGCTGAACCTCTACCGTACGGGCCTGCGCATCCGGCGCGAGCTGCTCGGTGACGGCACGCTGACCTGGCTACCGCTGGGCGAGCAGGTGCTGGCCTTCACCCGCGACTCGGGCCTGACCTGCGTCACGAACCTGGGCGCCGACCCGGTCCCGCTGCCGGCGGGCAGGCTGCTGCTGGCCAGCGGCCCGGTCGTGGACGGGCTGCTGCCGTCCGACACGACGGCCTGGCTCTCCCCGGAGAGTTAG
- a CDS encoding tetratricopeptide repeat protein, whose product MVDRLLLDIADDGMLSVSMWPAGELPQPVGEPAPLVLPLDRDSLEDLRWYLEDYLRHPYAGYADRGSGIAARLPAWGEGLFHAVFGTPETRAAYAAVRARGDHAEVVIRSASTQSLGLPWELMRDPSRRRPIVLDGVSVTRSLPVQDLSGSFPAAEGRLRVLMVISRPEGRDDVGYGLIARPLLGMLDAVRGNVELVVLRPPTLEHLRRVLIEEPFQVVHFDGHGAAYGGVVFEQEGGGADPVPAEKVARVLAEGRVPVVVLNACRSAQVAAHLVRGGAASVVAMAYSVYAVAAAEFMAAFYERLFAGDRVADAVTAGRARLALRDGRPSPKGRLPLEDWVVPVHYLRRDLGFPGLRTERRGASLDDLLDRPPDEPPSDDDLAPVGVFVGRDDLFHTLESAARLQRVVILHGSGGAGKTELAKAFGRWWRDTGGVERPDWVIWHSFEPGVASFGLSGVIDGIGLRVFGTDFARRDPAQRLAVVRRLLRERRLLLIWDDFESVHTMPDPVTPPLSATELDELKRFLGEAGTVLIVSRNPEEWLGDLRRVEVDGLSADEAVLYADQLLEPFPEAGRRRASPAFAELMEWLDGHPLSMRLILPHLATTGPAALLAALRGAAPLPGRDDGDRRSSLTASIGYSFDRLPEADRRALTMVALFHGVVDANLLAWLSGISDVLQRVRGLTADDWTRVLDGAAAVGLLTRFADGMYRIHPALPAFLAQRWRAEDSFAAEHAAAAGAMLQTCSALADFLLPQLSGRSAKAGVLLTRLHARNLTGMLAHAIEEKIWDRAQCIVQTLVEYWDIRGLSEETRGWTDRMRLALEGADGSPPGLDSDAGRCWAFVASAEATRSVLDERIGQAQERYTAILEHLERQPPGPYRQRLLSGVYHQLGVVAGERERWEEAERWHRTSLAMHEECGDRAGLAGCYHQLGRCAQEQRRWKEAGRWFRKALAVEEELGDQARMADGFHQLGMIAQERRRWHEAERWYHRSLALNEDVGNRPHAAITYHQLGLLAQERQHWAEAERWYLAALEVNEELNRGGHLVANYHQLGVMAVQLGRPREAEQWFTRALALAQSLDLRTDIDRERGSLDTLRRS is encoded by the coding sequence ATGGTCGATCGGTTGCTGCTCGACATCGCCGACGACGGCATGCTGTCGGTGTCCATGTGGCCGGCCGGCGAGCTGCCGCAGCCCGTCGGCGAGCCCGCCCCGCTGGTGCTGCCCCTCGACCGTGACTCGCTGGAAGACCTCCGCTGGTATCTGGAGGACTACCTCAGACACCCCTACGCCGGGTACGCCGACCGCGGCTCCGGCATCGCGGCCCGGCTGCCGGCGTGGGGGGAGGGCCTGTTCCACGCGGTCTTCGGCACGCCCGAGACGCGGGCGGCGTACGCGGCGGTGCGGGCCAGGGGCGACCACGCCGAGGTGGTGATCAGGTCCGCGTCGACGCAGTCGCTCGGGCTGCCGTGGGAGCTGATGCGCGATCCCAGCCGGAGGAGGCCGATCGTGCTCGACGGCGTGTCGGTGACCCGGAGCCTGCCCGTACAGGATCTGAGTGGATCATTCCCCGCGGCAGAGGGACGGCTGCGGGTGCTGATGGTCATCTCCCGCCCCGAAGGGCGCGACGACGTGGGCTACGGGCTGATCGCCCGCCCCCTGCTGGGCATGCTCGACGCGGTACGCGGCAACGTCGAGCTGGTCGTGCTGCGCCCGCCGACCCTTGAGCACCTGCGCCGGGTGCTGATCGAGGAGCCGTTCCAGGTGGTGCACTTCGACGGGCACGGCGCCGCGTACGGCGGGGTCGTGTTCGAGCAGGAGGGCGGGGGAGCGGATCCCGTCCCCGCGGAGAAGGTGGCGCGGGTGCTGGCGGAGGGCCGCGTCCCCGTGGTGGTGCTGAACGCCTGCCGCTCCGCGCAGGTCGCGGCCCACCTGGTGCGGGGCGGGGCGGCGTCCGTGGTGGCGATGGCCTACAGCGTGTACGCGGTCGCGGCGGCCGAGTTCATGGCCGCCTTCTACGAGCGCCTGTTCGCCGGTGACCGGGTGGCCGACGCCGTCACCGCCGGCCGGGCCCGCCTGGCACTGCGCGACGGCCGGCCCAGCCCCAAGGGCAGGCTGCCGCTGGAGGACTGGGTGGTGCCGGTGCACTACCTGCGGCGCGACCTCGGCTTCCCCGGCCTGCGCACCGAGCGCCGGGGCGCCTCGCTGGACGACCTGCTGGACCGGCCGCCCGACGAGCCCCCATCGGACGACGACCTGGCGCCGGTCGGCGTGTTCGTCGGCCGTGACGACCTCTTCCACACCCTCGAATCGGCCGCCCGGCTGCAGAGGGTCGTGATCCTGCACGGCTCGGGCGGTGCCGGCAAGACCGAGCTGGCCAAGGCGTTCGGACGCTGGTGGCGCGACACGGGCGGCGTCGAGCGGCCCGACTGGGTGATCTGGCACTCCTTCGAGCCGGGCGTCGCCTCGTTCGGGCTGAGCGGCGTGATCGACGGGATCGGCCTGCGGGTCTTCGGGACGGACTTCGCGCGCAGGGACCCCGCGCAGCGGCTCGCGGTGGTGCGCCGGTTGCTGCGGGAGCGCCGCCTGCTGCTCATCTGGGACGACTTCGAGTCCGTGCACACCATGCCCGACCCCGTCACCCCGCCGCTGTCCGCCACCGAGCTGGACGAGCTCAAGCGCTTCCTGGGCGAGGCCGGCACGGTCCTGATCGTCAGCCGCAACCCGGAGGAGTGGCTCGGCGACCTGCGCCGCGTCGAGGTGGACGGGCTGAGCGCCGACGAGGCCGTCCTGTACGCCGACCAGCTCCTCGAACCGTTCCCCGAGGCCGGGCGCAGGCGCGCGAGCCCGGCGTTCGCCGAGCTGATGGAGTGGCTCGACGGCCACCCGCTCAGCATGCGCCTGATCCTGCCCCACCTGGCGACCACCGGCCCGGCCGCCCTGCTCGCCGCCCTACGCGGCGCCGCCCCGCTGCCGGGGCGGGACGACGGGGATCGCCGCAGCTCGCTCACGGCGAGCATCGGCTACTCCTTCGACCGCCTGCCCGAGGCCGACCGGCGCGCCCTGACCATGGTCGCGCTGTTCCACGGCGTGGTGGACGCGAACCTGCTGGCGTGGCTGTCGGGCATCTCCGACGTGCTGCAACGCGTGCGCGGGCTGACGGCCGACGACTGGACCCGCGTCCTGGACGGCGCCGCCGCCGTCGGCCTGCTCACCCGGTTCGCCGACGGCATGTACCGCATCCATCCTGCTCTGCCCGCCTTCCTGGCCCAGCGCTGGCGAGCCGAGGACTCCTTCGCGGCGGAGCACGCCGCCGCCGCGGGCGCGATGCTGCAGACCTGCTCCGCGCTGGCCGACTTCCTGCTGCCGCAGCTGTCGGGCCGGAGCGCCAAGGCCGGTGTCCTGCTGACGCGGCTGCATGCGCGCAATCTCACCGGCATGCTCGCCCACGCCATCGAGGAGAAGATCTGGGACCGCGCCCAGTGCATCGTGCAGACGCTGGTCGAATACTGGGACATCCGTGGATTGAGCGAGGAGACGCGAGGCTGGACCGACCGCATGCGGCTCGCGCTCGAAGGCGCTGACGGAAGCCCGCCAGGTCTGGACAGCGACGCCGGCCGGTGCTGGGCCTTCGTGGCGAGCGCCGAAGCGACCAGATCGGTGCTCGACGAGCGGATCGGCCAGGCCCAGGAGAGGTACACGGCGATCCTGGAGCACCTCGAGCGGCAGCCGCCGGGCCCCTACCGGCAACGGCTGTTATCGGGCGTCTACCACCAGCTCGGCGTGGTGGCGGGAGAGCGGGAGCGGTGGGAGGAGGCGGAGCGGTGGCACCGCACGTCCCTGGCCATGCACGAGGAGTGCGGCGATCGGGCGGGTCTGGCCGGGTGTTACCACCAGCTCGGCCGATGCGCGCAGGAGCAGCGGCGCTGGAAGGAGGCGGGGCGCTGGTTCCGCAAGGCGCTGGCCGTCGAGGAGGAGCTGGGCGACCAGGCTCGCATGGCCGACGGCTTCCATCAGCTCGGCATGATCGCGCAGGAGCGCCGGCGGTGGCACGAGGCGGAGCGGTGGTACCACCGATCCCTGGCACTCAACGAGGACGTCGGCAACCGCCCGCATGCCGCCATCACCTACCACCAGCTCGGCCTGCTGGCCCAGGAGCGGCAGCACTGGGCCGAGGCGGAGCGGTGGTACCTCGCGGCGCTGGAGGTCAACGAGGAGCTCAACCGCGGCGGCCATCTGGTCGCCAACTACCACCAGCTCGGGGTCATGGCGGTGCAGCTCGGCCGGCCGCGGGAGGCGGAGCAGTGGTTCACCCGGGCACTCGCGCTCGCCCAGTCGCTGGACCTGCGTACGGACATCGACCGTGAGCGCGGATCGCTGGACACCTTGAGGAGGAGCTGA
- a CDS encoding carboxymuconolactone decarboxylase family protein — translation MPDPVADGARAAARRLGLTADVESALQARRPDQYLDPVSLASLIVSAAALAWTVYQDLRKKTDTPSPDVVSRTVRTELRRSRTLTTRDEEVITLTVQETLTAMSGTQDSPGRTSSPARSSGGYDHGMARLRRTPPHELDPEARALYDKITSGPRGRFMVDAEGGLTGPFNAMLLSPALGDPLQELGAAVRYRSTLSDRARELAILVVAGHQDSAFEQAAHEPIARELGFTEEQLRALRDGSPPALDDPGEAAVLRVVRALVTKGDLDEEEYAVLGEREVFELTTLVGYYSTLALQLRVFRV, via the coding sequence GTGCCCGACCCCGTAGCCGACGGTGCCAGAGCCGCCGCTCGCCGCCTCGGCCTCACCGCCGACGTGGAGAGCGCCCTCCAGGCCCGCCGCCCCGACCAGTACCTGGACCCCGTCTCCCTGGCCTCCCTGATCGTCAGCGCCGCCGCCCTGGCCTGGACGGTCTATCAGGACCTCAGGAAGAAGACGGACACGCCGTCGCCGGACGTGGTCAGCCGCACGGTTCGTACCGAGCTGCGCCGCTCCCGCACCCTCACGACTCGCGACGAGGAGGTCATCACCCTCACCGTCCAGGAGACGCTCACGGCGATGAGCGGCACCCAGGACAGCCCCGGCCGGACCTCCTCCCCGGCGCGGAGCAGCGGTGGTTACGATCACGGGATGGCACGGCTGCGCAGGACACCACCGCACGAGCTGGACCCGGAGGCCCGGGCGCTCTACGACAAGATCACCTCGGGGCCGCGCGGCCGGTTCATGGTCGATGCGGAGGGCGGGCTCACGGGGCCGTTCAACGCGATGCTGCTCAGCCCGGCCCTCGGCGACCCGCTCCAGGAGCTGGGCGCCGCCGTCCGCTACCGCTCCACGCTCAGCGACCGGGCGCGGGAGCTGGCGATCCTGGTCGTGGCCGGGCACCAGGACAGCGCCTTCGAGCAGGCCGCCCACGAGCCGATCGCCCGCGAGCTGGGCTTCACCGAGGAGCAGCTCCGGGCGTTGCGCGACGGCTCGCCGCCGGCGCTCGACGACCCGGGCGAGGCGGCGGTGCTGCGCGTGGTGCGGGCGCTGGTGACCAAGGGGGATCTGGACGAGGAGGAGTACGCCGTGCTGGGGGAGCGGGAGGTGTTCGAGCTGACCACGCTGGTCGGCTACTACTCCACGCTGGCTCTCCAGCTCCGCGTCTTCCGGGTGTGA
- a CDS encoding phosphotransferase enzyme family protein: MVSRSAAVSAAVAVAVAREHGVRVLEPVVLNDSFNLRVLLRPAPVVARVPTTTALGRPDPADALEREVAVVSYLHGAGVPVVPPSGLLPAGPHRRDGVAMSFWAHVPHDAGRVITPEEAGRMLAELHEALRGFPGELPRLGPVLDEPARLLGLLARQGSWLVGDGELARLREAHAGCAERLGGPVVETDGLGGPVQAVHGDAHPGNLLATPGGLLWNDFEECMTAPVAWDLACLLRTTRLDGRAAVRAYGADPGEPELRAFLAARGLQGTLWVLARALRFPDQADAARTVLRTWLDDPSGATR; this comes from the coding sequence ATGGTCTCCCGCAGCGCCGCCGTGTCCGCCGCCGTCGCCGTCGCCGTCGCGCGGGAGCACGGGGTGCGGGTGCTGGAGCCGGTGGTGCTGAACGACTCCTTCAACCTGCGCGTCCTGCTGCGGCCCGCGCCCGTCGTGGCGCGCGTGCCCACCACCACGGCACTCGGCCGGCCTGACCCGGCCGACGCGCTGGAGCGCGAAGTGGCGGTGGTGTCGTACCTGCACGGGGCGGGTGTGCCGGTGGTGCCGCCCAGCGGGCTGCTGCCCGCCGGTCCTCATCGGCGCGACGGGGTCGCGATGTCCTTCTGGGCGCACGTCCCGCACGATGCCGGGCGGGTGATCACGCCCGAGGAGGCCGGGCGGATGCTGGCCGAGCTGCACGAGGCGTTGCGCGGGTTCCCCGGCGAGCTGCCCCGACTGGGGCCGGTGCTGGACGAGCCCGCGCGGCTGCTCGGCCTGCTGGCGCGGCAGGGCTCCTGGCTGGTCGGGGACGGGGAGCTGGCGCGGCTGCGGGAGGCGCACGCGGGGTGCGCGGAGCGGCTCGGTGGGCCGGTTGTTGAGACGGATGGGCTCGGCGGGCCGGTGCAGGCGGTGCACGGGGACGCGCATCCCGGCAACCTGCTCGCCACGCCCGGCGGGCTGCTGTGGAACGACTTCGAGGAGTGCATGACCGCGCCCGTGGCGTGGGACCTGGCGTGCCTGCTGCGCACGACGCGGCTCGACGGGCGGGCCGCCGTGCGGGCCTACGGGGCCGATCCGGGCGAGCCGGAGCTGCGGGCGTTCCTGGCGGCGCGCGGGCTGCAGGGCACGCTGTGGGTGCTGGCCAGGGCGCTACGCTTCCCCGACCAGGCGGACGCGGCCCGTACGGTGCTGCGGACGTGGCTGGACGATCCCAGCGGCGCCACCCGCTGA